The proteins below are encoded in one region of Caulobacter henricii:
- the lepB gene encoding signal peptidase I, translating to MTDAADENAHPDEQGGAIKEFIEIVKTVAYALGIALVLRVLLFQPFTIPSGSMEPNLLEGDYIIVSKFSYGWSKHSIPFSPPLFNGRILNNAPKRGDIIVFKLPRDNRTDYIKRLIGMPGDKVQVRGGVVTINGKPLDQAARQPALVDMGYGFTQQVQRFEETNPEGRKYQTQDYGPDSRGDNTGVYTVPEGCYFFMGDNRDNSADSRFDPGVSPFKTGSGTCKWDYELDQYIGDEIGVGFVPAENLVGKAQIILLSWNRNAALFKPWTWVLDARPSRFFRVLK from the coding sequence ATGACCGACGCCGCCGACGAAAACGCGCACCCTGACGAACAGGGCGGCGCGATCAAGGAATTCATCGAGATCGTCAAGACTGTGGCCTATGCCCTGGGCATAGCCTTGGTGCTGCGCGTCCTGCTTTTTCAGCCCTTTACCATCCCGTCCGGGTCGATGGAGCCCAACCTGCTGGAAGGCGATTACATCATCGTCAGCAAGTTCAGCTATGGCTGGAGCAAGCATTCCATCCCGTTCAGCCCGCCGCTGTTCAACGGCAGAATCCTCAACAATGCGCCGAAGCGTGGCGACATCATTGTCTTCAAGTTGCCGCGCGACAATCGCACCGACTACATCAAGCGTCTGATCGGCATGCCGGGCGACAAGGTCCAGGTGCGCGGTGGCGTCGTCACTATCAATGGCAAGCCGCTCGATCAGGCCGCCCGTCAACCGGCCCTGGTCGACATGGGCTATGGCTTCACCCAGCAGGTCCAGCGCTTCGAGGAAACCAATCCTGAAGGCCGCAAGTATCAGACCCAGGACTACGGCCCTGACAGCCGCGGAGACAACACGGGTGTCTATACCGTGCCGGAAGGCTGCTATTTCTTCATGGGCGACAACCGGGACAACTCGGCTGACAGTCGTTTCGATCCGGGCGTTTCGCCGTTCAAGACCGGATCGGGCACTTGCAAGTGGGACTATGAGCTGGACCAATACATTGGTGATGAGATCGGCGTCGGCTTCGTGCCGGCAGAGAACCTTGTCGGCAAGGCCCAGATCATCCTGCTTTCCTGGAACCGCAATGCCGCGCTGTTCAAGCCCTGGACCTGGGTGCTGGACGCCCGTCCGAGCCGCTTCTTCCGCGTCCTGAAGTGA
- a CDS encoding YciI family protein, with translation MSEYLLLMHVDAVDEAAAAWPAYLDGLAEAGRLRGGSSLGDGACFRKDGAVRPSTDHLAGFIRIAADSLEDAGSCLAGNPVYEAGGTVEIRLLLEDE, from the coding sequence ATGAGTGAGTATCTGCTGCTGATGCACGTTGACGCGGTCGATGAGGCCGCAGCGGCTTGGCCGGCCTATCTCGACGGACTCGCCGAGGCCGGGCGTCTCCGCGGTGGAAGCAGCCTCGGCGACGGGGCCTGTTTCCGGAAGGATGGGGCAGTTCGGCCTTCGACTGACCATCTGGCGGGGTTCATCCGGATCGCCGCAGACAGCCTGGAGGACGCGGGGTCGTGTCTCGCGGGCAATCCCGTCTATGAGGCCGGCGGGACCGTAGAAATCCGTCTTCTGCTCGAGGATGAGTAG
- the acpS gene encoding holo-ACP synthase, which yields MIIGIGSDLCDIRRIEKSLERFGDRFTHKVFTEIERARSERKPDRASSYAKRFAAKEACSKALGTGLKRGVHLAGMGVVNLPSGKPTLALTGGAAAQLASMVPAGMTPVIHLSLTDDHPYAQAFVIIEAL from the coding sequence GTGATCATCGGCATCGGATCCGACCTGTGTGACATCCGGCGGATCGAGAAGTCCCTGGAGCGTTTCGGCGATCGGTTCACGCACAAGGTTTTTACGGAGATCGAGCGAGCGCGTTCAGAGCGCAAGCCGGACCGGGCCAGCAGCTATGCCAAACGTTTCGCGGCCAAGGAGGCCTGTTCAAAGGCCCTGGGCACGGGCCTGAAGAGGGGTGTGCATCTGGCGGGCATGGGCGTGGTCAACCTGCCCTCTGGCAAGCCGACCCTTGCTCTGACAGGCGGTGCTGCGGCGCAGCTTGCCTCGATGGTGCCGGCCGGAATGACGCCCGTCATTCATCTGTCCCTGACAGATGATCATCCCTATGCCCAGGCCTTCGTGATCATCGAGGCCCTTTAG